In Oscillospiraceae bacterium, the following are encoded in one genomic region:
- a CDS encoding aminodeoxychorismate/anthranilate synthase component II, which yields MILLIDNYDSFSYNLYQLVGEIEPDIKVIRNDEMTTEEIRNLNPEGIILSPGPGRPEDAGVIIETVRSLGKDIPILGVCLGHQAICAAFGATITYAKKLMHGKQSAVKFDTACPLFKGCPETALVARYHSLAADAATIPDELKTTALTTDGEIMAVQHSKYPIYGVQFHPESIMTPDGRQMLKNFIKEL from the coding sequence ATGATCCTACTTATTGATAACTACGACAGTTTTTCTTATAACCTTTATCAGCTCGTCGGAGAGATTGAACCCGATATCAAGGTCATCCGCAATGATGAAATGACGACAGAAGAAATAAGAAACCTGAATCCTGAAGGCATCATTCTTTCTCCCGGTCCCGGAAGACCCGAAGACGCCGGTGTTATTATTGAGACTGTACGGTCGCTGGGCAAGGATATTCCCATTCTTGGCGTGTGTCTCGGCCATCAAGCAATATGCGCCGCGTTCGGCGCAACCATCACATACGCAAAAAAGCTGATGCACGGCAAGCAGTCGGCTGTGAAATTCGACACAGCCTGTCCGCTTTTCAAGGGATGCCCGGAAACAGCCCTTGTGGCCCGCTATCACTCCCTTGCAGCAGACGCCGCCACGATTCCCGACGAACTAAAAACAACCGCACTTACCACTGACGGGGAGATAATGGCGGTACAGCACAGCAAGTATCCCATCTATGGCGTACAGTTCCATCCTGAATCCATTATGACGCCGGACGGAAGGCAGATGCTTAAAAATTTTATAAAGGAGCTATGA
- the trpD gene encoding anthranilate phosphoribosyltransferase encodes MIKEAIVKIVNKEDLTFDEAYTVMNEIMSGQTTATQNAAFLAALSTKSARTETTDEIAGCAVAMREHATKIETDMELFDIVGTGGDNAHSFNISTTAAFVAAAGGIKVAKHGNRAASSLCGTADCLEALGVNIHQSPEKCIELLREVGMCFFFAQKYHSSMRYVGAIRKELGFRTVFNILGPLTNPGTPSMQLLGVYDEYLVEPLAQVLINLGIKRGMVVYGQDKLDEISMSAPTTICEIRDGWFKSSVITPEEFGFARCMKDDLKGGTPEENAKTTLAILNGEKGHKRNAILMNAGVALYIGGKADNMKEGIVLAAELIDTGKALETLRKLIEVSNRPEEEA; translated from the coding sequence ATGATCAAGGAAGCAATCGTAAAGATCGTAAATAAAGAAGATCTCACCTTTGATGAAGCATACACCGTTATGAACGAAATCATGAGCGGTCAAACAACAGCAACACAGAATGCCGCTTTTCTTGCCGCTCTTTCTACAAAGAGCGCCCGAACAGAGACAACGGATGAGATTGCCGGCTGCGCGGTTGCTATGAGAGAGCATGCGACAAAGATTGAAACAGATATGGAGCTTTTTGACATTGTCGGCACCGGCGGTGACAACGCGCACAGCTTTAATATCTCCACCACAGCCGCCTTTGTTGCGGCAGCGGGTGGCATCAAAGTCGCGAAGCACGGCAACAGAGCCGCGTCCTCCCTGTGCGGAACGGCAGATTGTCTTGAAGCCCTGGGCGTAAACATTCATCAAAGTCCCGAGAAATGTATTGAGCTTCTGCGCGAGGTCGGTATGTGCTTCTTCTTCGCGCAAAAATACCACTCCTCTATGAGGTATGTGGGCGCTATCCGCAAGGAGCTTGGTTTCAGAACCGTATTTAACATTCTCGGACCTCTTACGAACCCAGGTACGCCGTCTATGCAGCTTCTCGGCGTGTATGATGAGTATCTTGTGGAGCCGTTGGCGCAGGTACTGATAAACCTTGGCATCAAACGGGGAATGGTCGTTTACGGTCAGGACAAGCTGGATGAGATATCCATGAGCGCGCCGACTACAATATGTGAGATTCGTGACGGTTGGTTTAAATCCTCTGTCATTACTCCGGAAGAATTCGGATTTGCACGCTGTATGAAGGACGACTTGAAGGGCGGCACTCCCGAAGAAAACGCAAAAACCACCCTTGCCATTTTAAATGGCGAAAAGGGTCATAAGAGAAATGCCATATTGATGAACGCAGGCGTGGCGCTCTATATCGGCGGTAAAGCTGACAACATGAAAGAAGGTATCGTACTTGCCGCAGAACTCATTGATACGGGCAAGGCGCTTGAAACTCTCCGCAAACTCATCGAAGTCAGCAACCGTCCGGAGGAAGAGGCATGA
- the trpC gene encoding indole-3-glycerol phosphate synthase TrpC, which yields MTILDQLTNYARERTEQAKALLSPEEIKRQALRLPKGAFAFENKLKKPWMSFICECKKASPSKGLIVPDFPYLQIAKEYEAAGADCISVLTEPKWFLGDNEYLRAIANTISVPCLRKDFVVDEYMIYEAKLLGASAALLICSILSEEKIKEYIGVCNELGLSALVEAHDESEIQMALNAGARIIGVNNRNLKDFSVDTDNSRRFRKLVPRDVLFVSESGVSSAEDVAKLRDIGADAVLIGETLMRATDKKAKLDELRGVT from the coding sequence ATGACAATTCTTGACCAGCTTACCAATTACGCCCGTGAGCGTACCGAGCAGGCGAAAGCGTTATTATCGCCGGAAGAAATCAAACGGCAAGCCCTGCGGCTTCCCAAAGGCGCCTTCGCCTTTGAGAACAAACTAAAAAAGCCGTGGATGTCCTTTATCTGTGAGTGCAAGAAGGCCTCCCCTTCAAAAGGACTGATAGTTCCAGATTTTCCATATTTGCAGATTGCGAAGGAATATGAGGCGGCAGGCGCCGATTGTATTTCCGTGTTGACCGAGCCGAAATGGTTCTTGGGCGATAACGAATATCTGAGAGCAATAGCAAACACTATTTCCGTTCCGTGTCTGCGAAAGGACTTTGTAGTGGATGAGTATATGATATACGAGGCAAAGCTGCTGGGCGCATCGGCGGCATTGCTTATCTGCTCTATCCTGAGCGAAGAAAAAATCAAGGAATACATTGGCGTTTGCAACGAACTAGGGCTGTCTGCATTGGTAGAGGCGCACGATGAAAGCGAAATTCAAATGGCGCTGAATGCCGGTGCGCGCATTATCGGTGTCAACAACCGAAACCTCAAAGATTTCTCCGTGGATACCGACAACAGCCGCAGATTTCGGAAACTGGTACCCCGTGATGTTCTGTTTGTTTCCGAAAGCGGTGTAAGCAGCGCAGAAGATGTGGCGAAGCTCCGTGACATCGGAGCGGATGCTGTTCT